In Vitis vinifera cultivar Pinot Noir 40024 chromosome 4, ASM3070453v1, the genomic window CCACCCTACTGAAGAAGAGCTGCTTGATTTTTATCTTAGAAAGATGGTGCTGGGCAAAAAGCAGTGTTTGAGTATCATTGGTTTTCTCAACATTTATCATCATGAACCTTGGGATTTGCCTGGTAATAATATATGCTATGCTGTTAAAATTGTGGttctttttttcacaaatttgtAGTCTAATTAATTATAAGGGCTAATATGTTCGATTCATTGCAGGGCTGTCTAAGGTTGGGGAGAGAGAGTGGTACTTCTTTGTGCCTAGAGACAGGAAAAATGGTCACGGCGGGAGACCCAACAGAACAACTGAGAAAGGGTTCTGGAAGGCAACTGGTTCTGACCGGTTGATCCGATGCTTGAGAGATCCTAAAAAGATATTGGGTCTGAGAAAAACTTTGGTTTTCTACAAGGGCAGAGCTCCACGAGGGTCCAAGACTGATTGGATCATGAATGAATACAGACTTCCCAACACCTCTTCCTCACTTAAGGTACTTTTTTGTGTTACACCCATAGAGAATTCGAGTCAATTATAAAGGGAAAAGGGGATTTTTATTCTTGAGAATTGTTTCTAATACATGGTTTTCTGATATGGATGCAGGAGGATATAGTGCTTTGCAAGATCTATAGGAAGGCAACTTCATTGAAAGTAATGGAGCAAAGGGCAGCTATGGAAGAGGAATCGAGGATGTCCCATCTCACACATTCATATTCCTCTCCTCCAATACAAGAAAGCTTCTCCTCTCACGACACACATCAAAACTTTGGGTCAGCAATGCCTCCGCATGACATTGTTCTCAaggcagaagaagaagaagaagtggtGTTGACTGAAGAAGAGCAGGAAAATAGAACAGCTTGTTCGTCTCTAGGAGTGGCAACTGCGAAGGAGAACTTGACGGAGCTTCAATTGCCCAAGCTCCATATGGATTGGACAGCTGACCCGCTTTGGACTCTGCTAAGAAGCCCGTTGTTAGACAACTCGAGTCCATACCCAATGTGGTGAAGCGGCCAGCATACACAAATGTGGCTAGGGTGCccaattggaattttggaaggtgagagaaaagagaagtaattttgaaataaatcaaCTTCTAAAATTCCTTTCCTTCATCTTTGTTCTAATCATGAAATAAATGTTGAAATTAACTTTATGAAGTGTAAACTAAAATGGATTTATTTCCATagtactaatttttatttacttcgATGCACAAGAAGAAGATGGTTGTCCATTAATTTCAAACCTCTTTCTTAAGGTTCTGTTAATTATCACTtcttttaaatatacttatgaAGCAGGAAGGCTATAAATCACGGGTCCTAAACTAAATCAACTAACATCTGAGTGGCTCCCTCTTTGCCCATGATTATAATATCCTGTTCCAAAGTTTTGGTCCCTCTTATGCAGTTTCTTTCAATAGTTTTTAGTACTTTGCCGCATTACtggtttaaaaattaattaatgcgGAGGCTGGTGCACACATATGAGATGATCAGTGGCCCattttaaatgctatgaaattTTCTTCCTAAATCATGTGGGACTATACATTTACTCCTCATATAAGCGTAATGTCCTTGTTCTTAATATATAGGGCTTATAGGAAGATCCGAACTCTAGTATGGTTATCGCGGTTGTAGTATGAGTCATTGAATACTCACTAGTCTAAGATGAATGGGTTGAGACATGTTAattaaatcaatatatatatatccaagtGATATGCATAACATTATAgttaaaaagtatataaaaaaaaatctaaaaaatataatgacaCTATTTAGGAAAATAAGTATAATAAGGTGGATTcatcaaattaaaaagaaacacttactaaatttaataatatttaaataatcataaaaatacatATTCAAATTGGTTCATAATAAACGaacaatgaaattttagaaCTCTATTAATTGATTCAAGTAGAATTAGCgtttttcaactaaaaatgCATAATTTTGtcgtataattatttttctataatttcataATCAATCCCCATTGAATAATGTTGAGCCAATAAGGGTGTTGCTACTTTTGCGAGGTAAATATTGATACAATTTGATTGAGAGTTAGTCATATCAGTTATCTTGATTATGATTCAATTGAATTGGTCATAACTATATTGTAATGACTATAATTGAAAATCTtggataaaaatttgaaatggtCTTCTCAATGGGCATTCTAATAATGACTTGATCgaacatattttgaattttgaactcCGTATGTTTCAATTGTCTCCACAATAGGCATTCTAAATATGACTTGATTGAactatattaaatttgtttcatattttgaatcttaaactccacacattttttattaatattggATTTGATACCACTTTTCTCTGCTTTGGAATTAGaaccaatttttaaaagtgtgaAGAATTTGACATCTCATAAGTTAATTCGAAGTCACTACAAGGATATCATGCGTACATGGGATGGTgaatttaatttctcatatTGCCTAGGTGGGAGAAGCTCTTACAATTTATAAGTGACTCATTCGATATATGTAAATGTGCTCTAAAACCATAAGCTAGGGACAATATATGGGTCTAAGGTGTCTAcattaattatgataaaaagTATAAGATCATAATTGGAAATGTGCTGGCATTGTCACTTGTGATCCATTAGCTAAAATATGGATATCATGAATATATAAAAGGTAAATTTCATGTTTCATATCTATGAGATGGCTAGAGAAGTCCTTAACACTAATAAAGTATGACTAACTTGTTAATTGTATGATGTGTTCTAAAATCGTCAAGAGTTATTGGACCATGAGTAGAGAGTACCTTTAAAAGTCATACAAAATATGTGTATCATAGGCCAtgacaaattttatttaattttaaatggttttattttaaaatatcaaaaatatgaatttattcaaaaattgatcaaatgtaaaaaaaaaattaatgaagttctattctaatattttataaattaaaattactttgataaaataaactattaatataattttcaataattttagttatttaaataaattaatgttaatagaaaaaaattgtctccacaaatttgtaataaaattttaaaaattaaatctcaaataaaatattttatataaattgatttcattttttattcaaaatgtaataaaatcatgttttaataaaattggtttttaatttttaaaataaataaatataaatatataaagggaatttaagttaatttaataGACATTATAGTTTTatacttacaaaataattttagtatatgtattcttacttattttattattttttaaagttttactacattttttttttaaatttgaataatttctctcacactgatttttttttttttttaaatatcaattgatatttcattgatatttttgtatttatcaatattttgacCCTTTGATaagaacaaaagaaatattAGATCTCCTTTGTCAAATTTAAACATACGAGTAGaacaatataattaataatgaaaTCTCTATAGTCATAATAATTCTTGTACTTGGATAAAGTGGGGCTTTCAGCTGGTCTTTCTCAATTAGCCTTTTCCCCCATCATAGCATGATAGATGAAAATTATTGCAAAAGGCACACCCTAGTGGGAACTGATGAGGGCTCTTCAACCAAGGGATTGGAAGTAATTTCGAGGAGGAAATTTGTTGGGAAAACCCcgttttcattttatatttgctGCCGAGATTACGCCTTGCTGGCAGCAGCTTATTCCAATTTCCAAGGGAAGTCTGGCGCAATTTAAGGCCCCAATCAAGCAGAAGGCCTTTGGTTGCCATAGCCTATTCGCATCACAGAATCTCTTGTAGAATCCAATCCGATTCTCCACTTGGGCGTTAGAGCCTTTAACGCATTCGATTCCTCCATTAATGATGTTGGTGATGAATCTACAGCGAGGAACACGACCCGCCGCTGTGTCGGCACTTGATAGCGTCCACCGGCCTGTGGTGACATCGTGGCATGATGGTTTTGGTGATTGAGGTGTCATCCACAATCATAGAGCTGTCTGGAAGGAAATGGTTGGCCAGTTGCAACGGCGCCCAGATTGTCTAGGTGAGCATAGAGCTCATGGCTCTTCCTGCTGGACAGGAGTTGTGGTTGCTGTCCACGTCATGGCACAATCCTTATCTTAGTCACCATCATGGTCATCGCCATCTTTTTTTGAGAAGACTTATTCACCATTTGCGGGGGGCAAGGAAAATCAAGAGACATGCTACAATTTCTTTTCGTTCCCATCTGATGAAACGTCAAGCACAAAAACTTGCTTCTGGTCCAATTTTTGCCATTTTTCAAGGttgatttttattattgcttttttcttttttcatgagATCACAAAGTAAAATTCTTTGGAGTGGCATATATGGCAATACTTGAATCTAAGCCAAATCTTTGGAATCGTGGTTTTGTCGATTTAGAGGTCAGGGAAAGAGAGGAAACTACCTACCTTTGTCCATTCCAAGGTCAGCCAAAGAGAGGATTAATTCGGATGGGACCTTGGCCATGGTCTGTTTTTTTACCAGCACGGTGACCATTTTTGATTGGCAAAGCAGATAACATTTGGCATCCATTACTTACAAGCTTTCTTCTTACACACGAGCCAATAAGTATCACCCCGGTGCTTCAACATTTCATTGAATGAGGATCTGTCAATGGCAGCAGCGGAGCAGTAAGCAGAAGTACTGCTGCCACAGTAACCATATTGGCTACCACGCCACCCCGTCTGGACATAATGCTCCACCGGCTTGCCTTCCACATTAAGCTCGTGTCAAGCCTCCTCCTATACTATTAACTTATTAGGAGTATCAACAAGAACAAAAGCAGTGCCCAAGTCTTCATTTTTGCTTATTGAACCTGTTCTCTGCGAATTCGGTGACACAAGAGGTCTGTATAAATTGATTCAGAATGATGATTTGAAACTAGTGACATTTATTTAACTAGAATTTTAAAACCTTAATCATAGgctccaaataaaataaaaataaaaaataaaaacaaaataaaacaacaaaccatcatataatattaaatagcATGTTCAAGAAATTTCTaagtaaataattaaatcaaaagTAAAAATCCTACTTTCTCCGTATATCAACATGAAATTTCAATTCATAATCAATCATTCAAATGACCCGtcataattagaaaaaaatagtgATTCCTCTAATGCATTTCTTAAAGTAACTTAAAGTTTACGAATGCTAAACTTTCACGTGATATCACAAAAGTACATTTAAAAGTAAAgcgaataaagaaaaattaattgtttaagatatcaaaataatcaaaatctttATGGATGTATTATTAAATAAGCCTAAACTCTCTATCATTTCCCTAacacataaaattataaatataccttaacataaatgaaatgaataatTGGGTTCATGCTAGGCTGAGGGTTTGGGACCCTTAACCAGCCCAACCCAAATTTAATTAAGTTACAATTTTTCTCATGTCTAACCCAAATTTTAAATTCAGTTTGCCACAGCCTATATAAAAAGTTGGGTGGAGTTGAATTGGGAATCTACCCAAATTGCACTCTTACACAAAATAAAGCATGTGAAGACGAGGAAAATGTTAAATGAATATGGTTCAATTGTGTGACACCATACTCTAGTTAGCCCCCAAAGCCTAACCAGGTGTCATCCTTTACTATGACCATTTAATTTTAACATGAACATGATAGGTTTCAACTATAGATAAAAGATTCAAGAAGTGAGTTACATTGAAAGTGAAATATTCGATATCTTTTTTTACCAAGTAGATCAAATTATACCAAAAAATCTTAATTGTTGAATTTATTATCATCATATTATAAAGTATTCTTAGGGAAGGATTCAAGTATGGGGAGAAACAAATACTACAAAAGAAAGTGATCACTAAACCCGATCTTggctttagatattttttttgccctaaaattaattttcacttTCTCCACCCTGAATTCAATTTTTGGCTCCATCCTTAAAAATAGATCATGTTtgattatttatcaaatatggTTAATTAAACTACTTTGTAAATGTTAGAAATTTAAAGCTTGTAACTATTGAGGGGAACTTTTGGTTCAAGAAAGAAAGTCATGTTACTCATCTTGTTGCAATGGCTAAGGAGAAGGAGATTTGAGCCACTAAGCAGAGACCAAATCAGTCAGGATTTTCTCTAGGTTAGGGTTGAGGGTCCAGAGGATGTGGTTAAGGTCGTTCACTTGGTTGATCtacttctctttctcttctaGTTCCAGGATAGGTTAGTTAGACATTCTATAGCAGTTGGTCCAAGCAGTAGGCGAGCCGCACCATAGATTCCATATTAGGGGCAATGGACACATGACTCCAAAGCATAAACGATAAACATATAGTAGCATAGTCTTAGGTCGCTTCATAGTCGGGTCCTAACACGCATACATTCTTGCCTCCTGATAAGTATTATGACTTTATTGTTTAAGTATGTGCAAGTGAGATATTTGTCGACGAGAGTGCTGCAGTTGAGTGCATGATGGTTCAAACGGCTTTAGATTTGGATTCAATAAGGTTATGTTTTGAGAGTTTTGGGTGGGGGTGCTTATTGTGATATTTGCTTTATCACAAAATTGTCAAAGGTTGACAATTTAGTTCCATTATTGTAGTGAATCTAACACCATACATTTCAAGGGTCTTATTGGTTATATTCAATTTGGAGTTGCTTCATATTCTATTGAAATTTGAGATATATATGTATTGAACATACttgaaattttaagaaattggaTATTTAAAGGAAATATCGATCAATAAAGTTGTTGAGTGCATGATGTAACTAATAATTTGTAAATAATGCATATTTACATAATCccctaaaattaataataaaatggttatgtaattaataatttttttaaaaaaaaaatattttaaaagttatacaaacaaaaaggaaagaaaaacgaTTTATGGTAAAGGGCCAGAATATTTGGTGCAATGGGGGAAATCCAAAGTAAAGAGAGGATGGCACTGagtatttgtttatttgggTTGGATAAACCCacttttattgattatttatttcttcaggTTACACATAGTTGGCAGCAGCTCAGtctcagagagagagagagagagagagagagaactagAGCAATTTAAGGCCCTAATTAATCAAGCAAAAGGGCTTTGGTTATAGCAATCCAGGTTATTGCCATAGCCGATTCCCATTATATCGCAGTATCTCTTATAGAAACCAATACGGTCCTCAACCTGCGCGTTAGAGCCTTTCCCACATTCAATTCCACCATTGATGATGTTTGTGATGACTCCATAACCAGGAACACGACCCGCAGCTGTGTCAGCACTTGATGGCGTCCACTGGCCTGTGATGACATCGTGGCATGAGGGTTTTGGTGATTGTGGGGTCATCCAGAACCATAAAGCAGTCTTGAACGAAATGGTTGCGTCAGTTGCCACAGCGTCCGGGTTGTTTAGGAGATCGTAGTTAATGGCTCTTCCTGCTGGACCGTAGTTGTAGTTGCTGTCCAGGTCATCGGCACAATCCATATTTTAGTCAAAATCAAACTCATCGCTCTCTGTTTGGACTTACTCGTCATTGGTGTGTGCAAGGAACAATTTCTTTCCATTCCCAAGGATAggcataaaattttattaattctgGCCTGACTTTTGCCAATTTGAcgttgattttttattgtttaaattttatatcCTCCAGAAGATATCATGTTATGTATGGACCAAATTTTTGTTCGAATCAATGACTCTGTTGATTCAGAGAAGAAATTAAATGAGTTACTTACTATGAAATTTGGATGGGACCCCGGCCGTAGTATTTTTTCCCAGCAGCGCATGGCCATTGTTGATTGGCAACACAGTAGTCTCCAGGGTTTCCTTGTTCCTGAACGAAGCAGTATCCCCATGCATATGGGCCATCCGGAGCAGTTGCCCAACCACCTATACACAGTTAATACCATTTGATATCCAATATCAATTAGCTTTCTCCattcatttctatcaataaGGCATCACTGGAAATATATACCTGTGGTTTCATGCGAAGTTTAAGCCAGAAAGGCAGCAATCTCTCTTTTACGGGTGTCTGTGTCACCAGTCGTTCCGAAACCTCCAAAGGACTTGGCAGCAGAAATGAAAGCTTCGTAAGTGTAGAAGCCTTTGCCCGGGCAAGCAGCATCATTTCGGTGCTTCAACATTTGCTCAAATAGAGAGTTGCTAATGAGAGAACTTATATCCCCACCGCCTCCACTGGGAGTAGGGGTTGGAGTGGAGGGAGTAGAAGGGGAACCACCAGAAGTACATTGGCTCTGGCAGCCAGTGGAGCAGTAGGCAGGAGTGCTGCCACAGTAACCATATTGGCTACAGCACAGCCCTCCTGAACATAATGCTCCACCAGCTTGGCTTCCACATTGCTCTTGTCCGAAGCTGGCTCCAACTAGTAACAGAAATGAGAACAAAAGCAAGCCCCAAATCCTCATTTTTGGCCTAGTGAATTTGAACCTCAGCTCTCTATGGACTTAGTGAATGTAGATGTGGCAATAAATAGACCAAGGTTGGAGACAACAtggttgtttttgaaaattcaaagtcatttatcatttattttaccCAAAGAAAGTAGAGTTCGCCGGCTTTATCATTCTTGTGCCGTGGAAACTGAACTTTAAACTTGTCAAACACgtctttgtttctttctttatgAGATGGAAAGAGAAGCCATCAATACCCATCTGCCTGAGCTCCTTCTCATCTGTCTTATTATGGACAAAATTGCGGAGTAATTTGCACGCCTTAAGCCTGGAAGAAGATGGCGGTCATTGTACTTAAATCCTTGTACTTGACGAAGAAAACAAAAGCCGAAGACCAAGACGTGTTGATCCACACCATGGAAATTCACCTACCAAATTATGTTGTATAGGAAGATATTTATACAGATTTTGAACATTAGTTGTAAATTGGAAATCATTACTTGACTAAAAAGTCCAAAAGCTACTTCTATCACATTGTATAGTTGTTTTAGAAATTTTCAAACCATTTAATAAAAAGGTAATtcttataaatcaattaaataaaatttatttaaaattttattttattttttaattttacataagTTCGGTTTTAATCTAGAATGGataattcttataaataaataaaaatatagttttttttcttctaaattttaagttttgttGTATTAAAgaactaataattaattttacttggtatattttaaatgatatgatatgatatgatatttacTACTTAATTTGGAGACACTTTTTCTCTAGTAAGGCTGATGGAGAGGGAAATTTAGGTTATATGTagttctagagagagaaaagattaaagaggaaaattataataaaaaattataatttttttctcatatttaatttgatGTCGATGAAAAAGATATAGgataaaaactaaattagtATAAAATGCACTTTTTCCACTTTATTTAAGAAAACAAGGAAGtagaatttatttaataattattttttagaataattttttatttttcaggacaaaaaattgaaaaacatgtttgacaaattgaaaaactgttttctcttaagaatagaaaatatgatgtttttaaataacatatttagctgttttaaattattttttgagagctattttaaaaaataattacacaaacatgttaatgtttaaaaataaaactctagctataaaaattatttttaaaatatatttaaaaatagtaaaaacaagttaaaaatatttcaaattctcaaacagacttttaattttgcaaaacactacaaaacaattttcaaaaattattcttaaaaactatatttcaaaactatttttaaaaataattaacaaataatACCTTAAcatctcttattttcttttctttttttttcatttcttttttaatcaagCATTTTTTAGTAACCAAATATAGGTTTGAATAATTCAATTCACTTGTATACATCCACTCTTTAGGGCTGGTTGATTGCTGATCACACCAAGATGCACAAAATTTTGTA contains:
- the LOC100243861 gene encoding NAC domain-containing protein 6, with the translated sequence MDKTTSELGLPGFRFHPTEEELLDFYLRKMVLGKKQCLSIIGFLNIYHHEPWDLPGLSKVGEREWYFFVPRDRKNGHGGRPNRTTEKGFWKATGSDRLIRCLRDPKKILGLRKTLVFYKGRAPRGSKTDWIMNEYRLPNTSSSLKEDIVLCKIYRKATSLKVMEQRAAMEEESRMSHLTHSYSSPPIQESFSSHDTHQNFGSAMPPHDIVLKAEEEEEVVLTEEEQENRTACSSLGVATAKENLTELQLPKLHMDWTADPLWTLLRSPLLDNSSPYPMW
- the LOC100266184 gene encoding LOW QUALITY PROTEIN: basic endochitinase (The sequence of the model RefSeq protein was modified relative to this genomic sequence to represent the inferred CDS: substituted 1 base at 1 genomic stop codon) gives rise to the protein MRIWGLLLFSFLLLVGASFGQEQCGSQAGGALCSGGLCCSQYGYCGSTPAYCSTGCQSQCTSGGSPSTPSTPTPTPSGGGGDISSLISNSLFEQMLKHRNDAACPGKGFYTYEAFISAAKSFGGFGTTGDTDTRKREIAAFLAXTSHETTGGWATAPDGPYAWGYCFVQEQGNPGDYCVANQQWPCAAGKKYYGRGPIQISYNYNYGPAGRAINYDLLNNPDAVATDATISFKTALWFWMTPQSPKPSCHDVITGQWTPSSADTAAGRVPGYGVITNIINGGIECGKGSNAQVEDRIGFYKRYCDIMGIGYGNNLDCYNQSPFA